In the Arthrobacter sp. CDRTa11 genome, GAGCAGGCGCTGATCGAGGAACAGGCAAAAGGCATCCGCCCGGACACCTACAGCGTTCCGTCCGGCGGGCCCACCATGGAGGAGGCCCGCGGCAACATGGACCTTTCGGACCAAACCGGGACGGAACCGGCTGACGACAGCAGCGATGACGGATTGCACGGAGGCGCCCAAAGCTAAGGCGCCTACGCGGCTAAGGCACCGGGACCGTCCAAACCTGAGCCGCCGGCGTCGTCAGAGCTGGTACTCGGCCTGCTTACCCAGGGTCTCGTGGATGCACAGGATGTTGTGTTCTGTGTCCATGAACCACGCGCACTTCTCTGAGTCCGTAGTGCAGATGTGGTTCTCCGTCCTGAGATGGGGCAGATCGTAATCCTGGAACCGGACGCCCTTGGCTTCCATGTCCTGGACTGTCCGCTCGATGTCCTCCACTTCGAAGGTCAGGGCGGTGTGCTCGGAGTGTTTGCCATCCGAGACCGGCATCAGCTGCAGCATGGGGCCGCCGGGATTGCCGAGCAGTTCGCTGCCATCATCCGTTCTGCCGCGGTGCGGGAGCCCGAGTTTTTCTGTGTAGAAACTCCGGGCGCGGGCTGGATCATCCACTGGCAGGATGGTTGTGGCTGTGTTCAGGGCTAGGGTCATTTCGCCACCTCCTACCAGGAAAATTTTACGCTTGCGGCCAACGGAAAGAACGTGGCAGTTTGCCTGCTACTTCGGTTCCTTCGGGTTGTTGGCTTCCGCCAGTTCCGCTTCAGCCGTTGCCTGGATGAGTGCCAGCAGTTCTGGGTCGAGGCCCGGAGCAAACTCCTCTTTCCGCTCCGGTGACATGGTCATGGGAAAGCCTTCGGGCATTACCTCGGTGGTCAACTGGGTGCCGTCATTGGAGGGTGACTCACCCCGGAACAACTTTCCGGCCTGGCTGAGATCGTCCGCGCCAAAGGTGTACTGAATGCTTTGCAGTCCCGTGTCCAGCAGCTTCTTCACTTCGGGGAACTGTTCGGCGCTGGTCTTGGGAATGGGCAGGACCTTGCCCCAGTTCACGCCCAGGCTTTCCAGCGCCTTGGCAAAGGCATTCTCATGCGCCTGGTCCCGGACGATCAGGTACGCAATTGTGGAACGTGCCGTCTTGTTGTCCGTCATTTCATAGATCCGGCATTTCTGCAGGCGTCCGGTGGACTCCAGCATCAGGTTGTAGAGCAGGTCCAGGATAAGGTTGCCGCTGTTGTAGACGTAGGAGCCGCTCCACGGATTGCCTGCCGCATCCACGGGCAGGGCACCCTGGGC is a window encoding:
- a CDS encoding VOC family protein, whose product is MTLALNTATTILPVDDPARARSFYTEKLGLPHRGRTDDGSELLGNPGGPMLQLMPVSDGKHSEHTALTFEVEDIERTVQDMEAKGVRFQDYDLPHLRTENHICTTDSEKCAWFMDTEHNILCIHETLGKQAEYQL
- a CDS encoding manganese catalase family protein, producing MYLHTQLLINEIAADEPDPAAANALQEGLGGQFGEMRTMMQYLFQSMNFRGDPSSKPYKDLLQGIGTEEISHVELIGTTISQLLDGSPRYQGKKTDPVDEPGAKGATPLKIALDTSNIHHYLVGAQGALPVDAAGNPWSGSYVYNSGNLILDLLYNLMLESTGRLQKCRIYEMTDNKTARSTIAYLIVRDQAHENAFAKALESLGVNWGKVLPIPKTSAEQFPEVKKLLDTGLQSIQYTFGADDLSQAGKLFRGESPSNDGTQLTTEVMPEGFPMTMSPERKEEFAPGLDPELLALIQATAEAELAEANNPKEPK